The following are encoded together in the Pontibacter liquoris genome:
- a CDS encoding LysM peptidoglycan-binding domain-containing protein translates to MGLLDFFKKGKEEPVKTGNPNISPQKGTATSGQMPGQTAQSMPSTADTSAHNDVYTVQSGDSLSKIAKKLYGDANSWHKLYDANKQTIGDNPDLIRPGQRLDVPRK, encoded by the coding sequence ATGGGATTACTTGATTTTTTTAAGAAGGGAAAAGAGGAGCCTGTTAAGACAGGCAATCCGAACATCTCGCCCCAGAAAGGCACAGCCACTTCAGGGCAAATGCCGGGCCAAACGGCTCAGAGCATGCCGTCTACGGCTGATACATCCGCGCACAACGACGTGTACACCGTGCAGAGCGGCGACTCGCTTTCCAAGATCGCCAAAAAACTGTATGGCGATGCCAACAGCTGGCATAAGCTTTACGATGCAAACAAACAAACCATTGGCGACAACCCCGACCTGATACGCCCGGGACAACGCCTGGACGTTCCCAGAAAGTAA
- a CDS encoding alpha/beta fold hydrolase, with the protein MANTYLDAGTGDALVFLHGFCESKEVWTDFMRPLQQQFRTVALDLPGFGANTHAVSSYTMESMADDVKRQLDELGIQKYLLIGHSMGGYVSMAFAEKYGPLLQGLCLFHSSALPDTDEKKENRDKTISYVERHGVKNFINPFVEPLFYRENRERLKPEIEMMKEIGRATPKKSVIGALAAMRDRPDRTDVLRAAKFSVLFIFGKEDAAVPLDKALEQCHLPGNSMVYFLEKTGHMGMFERTSETRKAIQKFAETIF; encoded by the coding sequence ATGGCTAACACTTACCTCGATGCCGGTACCGGCGACGCATTGGTTTTTCTGCACGGCTTCTGCGAGAGCAAAGAAGTATGGACGGACTTTATGCGCCCCCTGCAGCAACAGTTCCGGACCGTTGCCCTCGACCTGCCCGGCTTTGGCGCCAACACCCATGCCGTGAGCAGCTATACGATGGAAAGTATGGCTGATGATGTGAAGCGGCAGTTGGACGAACTGGGCATTCAAAAGTATTTGCTGATCGGGCACTCGATGGGCGGCTATGTGAGTATGGCTTTTGCGGAGAAGTATGGCCCGTTGCTGCAGGGACTTTGTCTTTTCCACTCCTCCGCCCTGCCCGATACCGATGAGAAAAAGGAAAACCGCGACAAAACCATCTCCTACGTGGAGCGCCATGGCGTCAAGAACTTTATCAACCCGTTTGTGGAGCCTCTTTTCTACCGTGAAAACCGCGAACGCCTCAAACCTGAGATCGAGATGATGAAGGAAATTGGCCGTGCTACGCCAAAGAAAAGCGTTATAGGTGCTCTTGCCGCCATGCGTGACCGCCCCGACCGCACCGATGTGCTGCGTGCGGCAAAATTTTCGGTGCTGTTTATCTTTGGCAAAGAAGATGCCGCCGTGCCACTGGATAAAGCCCTGGAGCAATGCCACCTACCCGGTAACAGCATGGTATACTTCCTGGAGAAAACCGGCCACATGGGCATGTTCGAGCGGACATCCGAGACCCGCAAAGCCATCCAGAAATTTGCCGAAACGATCTTTTAA
- a CDS encoding T9SS type A sorting domain-containing protein has product MKTKPYLPYLLGCLLLCCACRQNEPEPDLSGITQLPYSYLAPLGTSAVQTSISIYPNPFFQDVTVEVQAAEGEAATLYFSDEKGKYTKKIMLPDESNSHRVQVDFSNMPTGIYICEVRLSGKVSRYRLIKAR; this is encoded by the coding sequence ATGAAAACAAAACCTTACTTACCTTATCTGCTAGGCTGTTTGCTGCTCTGCTGCGCATGCCGGCAAAATGAGCCAGAACCTGATCTTTCCGGTATCACGCAACTTCCTTATTCGTATCTGGCCCCTTTGGGTACGTCTGCTGTCCAAACGTCTATTTCCATTTATCCTAACCCCTTTTTTCAGGATGTAACTGTGGAAGTACAGGCAGCGGAGGGAGAGGCGGCTACGCTTTATTTCTCTGATGAGAAAGGCAAGTATACCAAAAAGATTATGCTGCCTGATGAGAGTAATTCCCACCGGGTGCAGGTAGATTTTAGCAACATGCCCACAGGGATCTATATCTGCGAGGTGAGGCTCTCGGGCAAAGTAAGTAGGTATCGGTTAATTAAAGCCCGCTAA
- a CDS encoding segregation and condensation protein A, which yields MSFEIKLPLFEGPFDLLLFFIERDELDIHDIPIFQITNEFIGYIRQLEQLNIEVASDFILTAATLMRIKAKMLLPRADKDEQGNEIDPRQELVQHLLEYKKYKSVIPDLAQMEEQRMAQENRGNIHPELQQIANANHFEYELQDLNLYKLMRVFEKVMVRYEEEQNRPKHTVITYPYTLEEQRDIILHMVQQRRQLAFSQLIAEFPDKIGMIFNFLAILDMLQLNIIGVEVGEGFNDFIITRAEGQATQVTQLFVE from the coding sequence GTGAGTTTCGAGATTAAATTACCGTTGTTTGAGGGGCCCTTTGACTTGCTGCTCTTCTTTATCGAGCGTGATGAGCTGGACATCCACGATATTCCGATCTTTCAGATCACCAACGAGTTTATCGGCTATATCCGGCAGCTGGAGCAGCTCAACATCGAAGTAGCCAGCGACTTTATCCTTACGGCCGCCACGCTGATGCGCATCAAAGCGAAAATGCTGCTGCCGCGCGCCGATAAAGACGAACAAGGCAACGAGATTGACCCCCGTCAGGAACTGGTGCAGCACCTGCTGGAGTATAAAAAGTATAAAAGCGTTATTCCGGACCTGGCCCAGATGGAGGAGCAGCGCATGGCCCAGGAAAACCGCGGCAACATACACCCTGAGCTGCAGCAGATTGCCAATGCCAACCACTTTGAGTACGAGCTGCAGGACCTGAACCTGTACAAGCTCATGCGGGTGTTCGAAAAAGTGATGGTGCGCTACGAGGAAGAGCAGAACCGGCCCAAGCATACCGTTATTACCTACCCTTATACCCTGGAAGAGCAGCGGGACATTATTCTGCACATGGTGCAGCAGCGCCGCCAGCTCGCTTTCTCACAGCTCATTGCCGAGTTCCCGGACAAAATAGGCATGATCTTCAACTTCCTGGCTATTCTCGACATGCTGCAGCTCAACATAATTGGCGTGGAAGTAGGCGAGGGCTTCAACGATTTTATTATTACCAGGGCAGAAGGGCAGGCCACCCAGGTAACACAACTGTTTGTCGAATAG
- a CDS encoding MFS transporter produces the protein MPPSRILPVIVFSQFAGTSLWFAGNAVLPELQQALQLQQDALSLLTSAVQLGFIAGTFCFALLSLADRMSPRLLFLLCTLLGASANALVAFAADSLTTVLLLRMITGFLLAGIYPVGMKIAASWYSGKLGKAIGYLVGALVLGTAFPHLLRGLGTSLPWQTMLAAVSILAALGGVLMYLLVPDGPYLKKGAAFKLSNMADVFKARDFRAAAFGYFGHMWEVYTFWAFVPFILAFSLPGLPAQQLSVYSFVVIATGVVGCIGGGYLSERWGSARVAFVQLLLSGACCVASAWLLPLPGMVLPFLLFWGVVVAGDSPQFSALSAQTAPARLVGTALTLVTSIGFAITIVSIQLTGYLLTMFAPTQVFSLLVIGPVLGLWRMRALLQKQAA, from the coding sequence ATGCCGCCATCGCGTATTCTGCCTGTTATCGTCTTTTCGCAGTTTGCAGGCACCTCGCTTTGGTTTGCCGGCAACGCGGTTTTGCCGGAGCTGCAACAAGCGCTGCAACTGCAGCAGGATGCGCTAAGCTTGCTGACCTCGGCGGTACAGTTGGGCTTTATTGCCGGCACCTTCTGCTTTGCCCTGCTTTCGCTGGCTGACCGGATGTCGCCGCGGCTGTTGTTTTTGCTGTGCACTTTGCTGGGCGCCAGCGCCAACGCACTTGTAGCCTTTGCAGCAGATAGCCTGACCACCGTGCTGCTCCTGCGCATGATCACAGGTTTTTTGCTGGCCGGCATTTACCCGGTCGGCATGAAGATAGCGGCAAGCTGGTACAGTGGCAAGCTGGGCAAGGCCATCGGATACCTGGTTGGTGCGCTGGTGCTGGGCACGGCTTTTCCGCACCTGTTGCGCGGACTGGGCACTTCGCTGCCGTGGCAAACCATGCTGGCAGCAGTAAGTATACTGGCTGCCCTGGGCGGTGTGCTGATGTATTTGCTGGTGCCTGACGGGCCATACCTGAAAAAAGGTGCCGCTTTTAAGCTGAGCAACATGGCCGATGTATTTAAAGCCCGGGACTTTCGGGCGGCAGCCTTTGGCTACTTTGGCCACATGTGGGAGGTTTACACGTTCTGGGCATTTGTGCCGTTTATACTTGCCTTTAGTTTACCGGGCCTGCCTGCGCAGCAACTTTCAGTTTACAGCTTTGTCGTAATTGCTACGGGCGTGGTGGGTTGCATTGGCGGCGGCTACCTGTCTGAGCGCTGGGGAAGTGCCCGCGTGGCCTTTGTGCAACTGCTGCTGTCGGGGGCCTGTTGTGTGGCAAGCGCCTGGCTGCTGCCTTTGCCGGGCATGGTGTTGCCGTTCCTGCTGTTCTGGGGCGTGGTGGTGGCCGGCGACTCTCCGCAGTTTTCGGCGCTTTCGGCCCAAACGGCTCCTGCCAGGCTGGTGGGTACGGCGCTTACCCTGGTTACATCAATCGGCTTTGCCATTACCATTGTCAGCATTCAGCTGACTGGCTACCTCCTCACAATGTTCGCGCCCACGCAGGTCTTCAGCCTTCTGGTGATCGGCCCGGTGCTGGGGTTGTGGCGCATGCGTGCTTTGCTGCAAAAGCAAGCGGCATAA
- a CDS encoding nucleoside-diphosphate kinase, with product MAGNTTFTMIKPDAVADNHIGGITQMIEEGGFRIVAMKKTKLSEERAGKFYEVHKERPFYGDLVKYMSSGPIVAMILEKDNAVEDFRKLIGATNPAQAEEGTIRKKFAKSIEANAVHGSDSDENAQIEGNFFFAADERF from the coding sequence ATGGCCGGAAACACCACATTTACAATGATTAAGCCTGATGCAGTGGCGGATAACCACATTGGCGGCATTACCCAGATGATCGAGGAAGGCGGCTTCCGTATCGTAGCGATGAAAAAAACAAAGCTATCAGAAGAGCGCGCCGGAAAATTTTATGAAGTACACAAAGAGCGCCCTTTCTATGGTGACCTGGTAAAATATATGTCATCCGGCCCGATCGTAGCCATGATCCTGGAGAAGGACAATGCTGTAGAAGATTTCCGCAAGCTGATCGGCGCTACAAACCCGGCGCAGGCTGAAGAAGGCACCATCCGTAAGAAATTTGCCAAGTCTATCGAAGCCAATGCCGTGCACGGCTCTGACTCTGACGAGAACGCGCAGATCGAAGGCAACTTCTTTTTTGCTGCCGACGAGCGTTTCTAA
- a CDS encoding GxxExxY protein, whose product MQLDDFTFKIIGCAMRVHNTMGNGFQEIIYQRCLAIELEHAGLGFDREKEQTIFYNKVEVGSRRADFIVENNIVVELKALVNLEDVHLAQAKNYVFAYNMPVGLLINFGASSLQYKKIFNSRYKG is encoded by the coding sequence ATGCAGTTGGATGATTTCACATTTAAAATAATTGGCTGTGCCATGAGAGTTCATAACACTATGGGCAATGGCTTTCAGGAAATAATTTATCAGCGATGTTTAGCGATAGAACTGGAGCATGCCGGGTTAGGTTTCGACCGGGAGAAAGAACAGACAATATTTTACAACAAAGTTGAAGTAGGTAGCCGCAGAGCTGATTTTATAGTTGAGAATAACATCGTGGTTGAGCTTAAGGCGCTAGTAAACCTGGAAGACGTACACCTGGCGCAGGCTAAGAATTATGTTTTTGCCTACAACATGCCCGTAGGTCTTCTCATTAATTTTGGAGCAAGCAGCCTGCAATACAAAAAGATATTCAACAGCAGGTATAAAGGGTAG
- a CDS encoding lysylphosphatidylglycerol synthase transmembrane domain-containing protein, translating into MDQNKKTILKSFSPVKILIPVLLGLAATAWLFIKDDKLNDLKGITEAHWGWLLAAIVVLIIRDAGYMYRIRHLTDKFLTWRNSIDVIMLWEFASAVTPSVVGGTTVATIILNKEGIPLGKSLAYVMFTAVLDNMFFILAAPIALLATQGEVFPTFGLDPSYISQLKAAFYISYGLIAVYTFMMIYALFIRPRAFKWLLLKITSIRFLRKWRVSAFQHGNEIIWASEQLKGNTAGYWTKAIVSTLFVWCARYFLLNCLIAAFVDISLSEHLLIISRNLIFWIVMLIAITPGGAGIVEMAFPSFFGLFLGAYSSIVVVLYRLITYYPYLVLGSIFLPKWIAKVFGRQQETEVRV; encoded by the coding sequence ATGGACCAGAACAAGAAGACCATATTAAAAAGCTTTAGCCCTGTTAAGATCCTGATACCAGTGTTGTTGGGACTTGCCGCTACGGCCTGGCTTTTTATCAAGGATGATAAGCTCAACGACCTGAAAGGCATTACCGAGGCGCACTGGGGCTGGCTGCTGGCCGCCATCGTGGTGCTCATCATCCGCGATGCCGGCTACATGTACCGCATCCGCCACCTCACCGACAAGTTTCTGACCTGGCGCAACAGCATCGATGTGATCATGCTCTGGGAATTTGCCTCGGCCGTTACCCCATCGGTGGTGGGCGGCACCACGGTGGCGACCATCATCCTTAACAAAGAAGGCATTCCGCTGGGCAAGTCGCTGGCTTACGTCATGTTCACGGCCGTGCTCGATAACATGTTCTTTATACTGGCCGCACCCATTGCCCTGCTGGCCACGCAAGGAGAGGTGTTCCCTACCTTTGGCCTGGACCCTTCCTATATTTCGCAACTCAAAGCGGCCTTTTACATCAGCTACGGCCTGATAGCAGTGTATACCTTTATGATGATCTATGCGCTGTTTATCCGGCCCCGTGCTTTTAAATGGCTGTTGCTCAAAATAACGTCTATCCGTTTTCTGCGCAAGTGGCGGGTAAGCGCTTTCCAGCACGGCAATGAAATTATCTGGGCTTCCGAGCAGCTGAAAGGCAATACGGCCGGCTACTGGACCAAGGCGATCGTGTCTACTTTATTTGTCTGGTGCGCGCGTTATTTCTTACTAAACTGCCTTATTGCCGCTTTTGTAGACATCAGCCTGAGCGAACACCTGCTCATCATTTCCCGCAACCTCATTTTCTGGATCGTGATGCTGATCGCTATTACGCCGGGCGGCGCAGGCATTGTGGAGATGGCTTTTCCGAGCTTCTTCGGCTTGTTTCTGGGTGCCTACAGCAGCATTGTGGTGGTGCTCTACCGCCTCATTACCTACTATCCGTACCTGGTGCTGGGCTCCATTTTCCTTCCAAAATGGATCGCCAAGGTATTCGGCAGGCAGCAGGAGACTGAAGTGCGGGTATAG
- a CDS encoding lipocalin family protein, whose amino-acid sequence MRLATPNRYWAGLLFGLYTLLLVSCGNKDKVGTESMISGPNSKTWTAAKETNASGDKEKLSDAEKAQNMQFYSDGRFAMGGGATLQTGTWAYDQAGKQLSLTFEGQSHSETFEVVKLTDDEMRLKAADGSEMVMEAK is encoded by the coding sequence ATGAGATTAGCAACACCTAACCGCTACTGGGCGGGCTTATTATTTGGCCTGTATACTTTGCTGCTGGTAAGCTGCGGTAATAAAGACAAAGTAGGAACCGAAAGTATGATCTCCGGCCCGAACAGCAAAACCTGGACCGCCGCCAAAGAGACCAATGCCTCCGGTGATAAAGAAAAGCTGTCGGATGCGGAAAAAGCGCAGAACATGCAGTTCTATTCGGACGGTCGCTTTGCCATGGGCGGCGGTGCTACCCTGCAGACAGGAACGTGGGCCTATGACCAGGCCGGCAAGCAGCTGAGCCTCACTTTTGAGGGACAGAGCCACTCGGAAACATTTGAAGTAGTAAAGCTGACCGATGATGAAATGCGCCTCAAAGCGGCGGATGGCTCGGAGATGGTGATGGAGGCAAAGTAA
- the dxs gene encoding 1-deoxy-D-xylulose-5-phosphate synthase, producing the protein MIIKPGELLASIQSPADLRKLKPEELLQVSQELRQYIIDVVSIHGGHFGASLGVVELTTALHYVYNTPYDQLVWDVGHQAYGHKILTGRRDIFHTNRKYGGISGFPKRKESEYDTFGVGHSSTSISAALGMAVASKYKHEFNRHHIAVIGDGAMTGGMAFEALNHAGVANADLLVVLNDNCMSIDPNVGALKEYLTDITTSRTYNKVRDEIWNVLGKISKFGPNAQHIASKVESGVKATLLKQSNLFESLKFRYFGPIDGHDINHLVSVLEDLKHIPGPKILHCVTTKGKGFALAEKEQTKWHAPGTFDKITGEIYKKHFDTPQPPKYQDVFGHTMVELAEQNPKIMGITPAMPSGCSLNIMMEAMPDRAFDVGIAEQHAVTFSAGLATQGLVPFCNVYSSFMQRGYDQVVHDVCLQNLHVVFCLDRAGFAGADGPTHHGAYDIAFMRCLPNMVVSAPMNEQELRNLMYTASQDGAGPFTIRYPRGEGVMPQWRTPLELIEVGKGRTVQEGEEVAILTFGHIGNYAVDVCQKLGYEGIKPGHYDMRFAKPLDEELLHHIFSKYDKVITVEDGCLPGGFGSAVLEFMVDNGYTAQVKRLGIPDAIFEHGSQLELQKEAGFDPTAIENTVRQLLGVPVKV; encoded by the coding sequence ATGATCATTAAACCCGGAGAGCTGCTCGCCTCTATTCAATCACCTGCCGACCTTCGGAAATTAAAGCCCGAAGAGCTGCTGCAGGTGAGCCAGGAACTACGGCAGTATATCATTGATGTTGTTTCCATCCATGGCGGTCATTTTGGGGCCAGCCTGGGGGTGGTGGAGCTCACTACGGCGCTGCATTATGTCTATAACACACCCTACGACCAGCTGGTGTGGGATGTGGGGCACCAGGCCTACGGGCATAAGATCTTAACGGGTCGCCGCGATATTTTCCATACTAACCGCAAGTATGGCGGCATCTCCGGCTTTCCAAAACGCAAAGAAAGCGAATACGATACCTTTGGCGTAGGCCACTCCAGCACGTCTATTTCGGCAGCCCTGGGCATGGCGGTCGCCTCCAAGTATAAGCACGAGTTTAACCGCCACCACATTGCCGTGATCGGCGATGGTGCCATGACGGGCGGCATGGCGTTTGAAGCCCTGAACCACGCCGGCGTAGCCAACGCCGATCTGCTGGTGGTGCTCAACGACAACTGCATGAGCATTGACCCGAATGTAGGCGCACTCAAAGAATATTTAACCGACATTACAACCTCCCGCACCTATAACAAAGTGCGCGACGAGATCTGGAACGTGCTGGGCAAAATCAGCAAGTTCGGCCCCAATGCACAGCACATCGCCTCTAAAGTGGAAAGCGGCGTTAAAGCTACCCTGCTCAAGCAAAGCAACCTGTTCGAGTCGTTGAAGTTCCGCTATTTCGGCCCAATCGACGGCCACGACATCAACCATCTGGTATCGGTACTGGAAGACTTAAAACACATTCCGGGTCCGAAAATTCTGCATTGCGTTACCACCAAAGGCAAAGGCTTTGCCCTGGCCGAGAAAGAGCAAACCAAATGGCACGCGCCCGGCACGTTCGACAAGATCACGGGCGAGATCTACAAAAAACATTTTGACACGCCGCAGCCACCCAAGTACCAGGATGTGTTTGGCCATACGATGGTAGAACTGGCCGAGCAAAACCCTAAGATCATGGGTATTACCCCGGCCATGCCGTCGGGCTGCTCGCTTAATATCATGATGGAAGCCATGCCCGACCGTGCCTTTGACGTGGGCATTGCCGAGCAGCACGCCGTTACGTTTTCAGCTGGTTTAGCTACGCAGGGGCTGGTGCCGTTCTGCAACGTGTACAGCTCATTTATGCAGCGCGGCTATGACCAGGTGGTGCACGACGTGTGCCTCCAGAACCTGCACGTGGTGTTCTGCCTCGACCGGGCCGGTTTTGCCGGCGCCGACGGCCCTACCCATCACGGTGCGTACGATATTGCCTTTATGCGCTGTCTGCCCAACATGGTGGTATCGGCTCCGATGAACGAGCAGGAACTGCGCAATTTAATGTATACGGCCTCACAGGACGGCGCCGGTCCGTTTACCATCCGCTACCCACGTGGCGAAGGCGTGATGCCGCAGTGGCGCACCCCGCTGGAACTGATCGAAGTGGGCAAGGGCCGTACGGTGCAGGAAGGCGAAGAAGTGGCTATCCTGACCTTTGGCCACATCGGCAACTATGCCGTAGATGTTTGCCAGAAACTTGGTTACGAGGGCATCAAACCGGGCCACTACGACATGCGTTTTGCCAAGCCACTGGACGAGGAACTGCTTCACCATATTTTCAGCAAGTATGACAAGGTGATTACCGTGGAAGACGGCTGCCTGCCCGGCGGTTTCGGAAGCGCAGTGCTGGAGTTTATGGTCGACAACGGCTACACGGCACAGGTAAAACGCTTGGGCATTCCGGATGCGATCTTCGAGCACGGCTCCCAGCTGGAACTTCAGAAAGAAGCCGGCTTCGATCCTACCGCAATCGAAAACACCGTTCGCCAACTGCTGGGCGTGCCGGTGAAAGTATAG
- a CDS encoding DHH family phosphoesterase, producing the protein MHDINALKELLKEPKEVMITTHHKPDADALGSSLGLAGYLKKKGHRVTVITPSDYPGFLNWMHGNDDVLVYSGQNDELVRRIVNESQVIFCLDFNNLSRINEIGEYIRQAKGTKVMIDHHLQPEGFADLAYSDTNAAATAELVYDLIKEMGDGDLIDTNIGECLYAGIMTDTGSFRHPSTSKNVHLIIADLLHIGVQTSNIHRLIYDSSTELRLRFLGYALKDKLVVLPEYKTAYIAITKEELKAYDSKTGDTEGLVNYALSIEGIVFAALIIDRSEMVKMSFRSVGNFSANEFARDHFNGGGHKNAAGGMSLDSLEATVAKFESLLPLYQDKLVHAV; encoded by the coding sequence ATGCACGATATTAATGCTCTGAAAGAGCTTCTGAAAGAGCCTAAAGAGGTGATGATCACCACACACCACAAGCCTGACGCTGATGCACTTGGCTCTTCGCTGGGCCTTGCCGGCTACCTTAAAAAGAAAGGCCACCGCGTTACCGTGATCACCCCTTCTGACTATCCTGGTTTTCTGAACTGGATGCATGGCAACGATGACGTGCTTGTTTACTCCGGGCAAAACGATGAACTGGTACGGCGCATCGTCAACGAATCGCAGGTGATCTTCTGCCTGGATTTTAACAATCTTTCGCGCATCAACGAAATAGGCGAGTATATCCGGCAGGCCAAAGGCACCAAGGTGATGATTGACCACCACCTGCAGCCTGAAGGATTTGCCGACCTGGCGTACTCCGACACCAATGCCGCCGCTACGGCCGAGCTGGTGTACGACCTGATAAAGGAGATGGGCGACGGCGACTTGATCGATACCAACATCGGCGAATGCCTGTATGCCGGTATTATGACCGACACGGGCTCTTTCCGGCACCCGAGCACGTCTAAAAATGTGCACCTGATCATTGCCGACCTGCTGCACATTGGCGTGCAGACCTCCAACATTCACCGCCTGATCTATGACAGCTCCACGGAACTGCGCCTGCGCTTTCTGGGTTATGCCCTTAAAGACAAACTGGTGGTGCTGCCTGAGTATAAGACGGCATACATTGCCATTACCAAAGAAGAACTGAAAGCCTACGACTCAAAGACCGGCGACACCGAAGGCCTGGTAAACTACGCCCTTTCTATTGAAGGCATTGTGTTTGCAGCCCTGATCATCGACCGCTCGGAGATGGTGAAGATGTCGTTCCGCTCGGTAGGCAACTTTTCGGCCAATGAGTTTGCCCGCGATCATTTTAACGGTGGCGGCCACAAAAATGCAGCCGGCGGCATGTCGCTGGAC